A part of Oligoflexus sp. genomic DNA contains:
- a CDS encoding polymer-forming cytoskeletal protein, giving the protein MFNPQKKGGTGPGKKDHPKDYAVTIITSGCHFSGKLYCKGATRIGGKVDGEIVSEGLLIIEEEAIISAEVKAEDIVIQGHLRGTVEAHGKVELSPTCVFEGDIITPVLVVQEGAQFNGRTTMDPNRIMDRQANHDHTAYSTPVLGGTIRPEELSKVDMSMNGPEINANL; this is encoded by the coding sequence GTGTTCAATCCGCAGAAAAAAGGGGGCACTGGCCCTGGGAAAAAGGATCATCCGAAAGACTATGCGGTGACTATCATCACCAGCGGCTGTCACTTCTCGGGCAAGCTTTACTGCAAAGGCGCCACGCGCATCGGCGGCAAAGTCGATGGTGAAATCGTCTCTGAAGGTCTTTTGATCATCGAAGAGGAAGCCATCATTTCCGCGGAAGTGAAAGCTGAAGACATCGTCATTCAGGGTCATCTGCGTGGAACAGTCGAAGCACACGGCAAAGTCGAGTTGAGCCCGACCTGTGTTTTCGAAGGTGACATCATCACCCCGGTTTTGGTTGTCCAGGAAGGTGCCCAGTTCAACGGCCGCACGACCATGGATCCGAACCGCATTATGGATCGCCAGGCCAATCATGATCATACAGCCTACTCGACGCCAGTTTTGGGTGGCACGATTCGCCCTGAAGAACTGTCCAAAGTCGATATGAGCATGAACGGTCCCGAAATTAACGCCAATCTTTGA
- the odhB gene encoding 2-oxoglutarate dehydrogenase complex dihydrolipoyllysine-residue succinyltransferase — MAFEVRFPVVGESVQEGQVYKWRKKTGEFVKRDEVLVEVETDKATVEIVAEAEGTLTIQKNEGETIAVGEVLASIDTAAKAPAASAPAAPAAAAKPSAPAVPPPPAAKAAAGTDPRPQSPAVARMAAEHQIDTSGIPGSGRGGRVTKDDMVAHLESPKPPVPSAAPAAAPKAPAPAAAAPSGARTERREKMTRLRQRIAERLVEAQHTAAMLTTFNEVDMSAIMELRKRYKDPFKETHGVGLGFMSFFVKAAVQALKQFPAINGYVDGTDIVYHDYYDIGVAVSTDRGLMVPVVRDVDKLSFAQIEGAIAEYAKKGRDGKISLDDLTGGTFTISNGGTFGSLLSTPILNPPQSAILGMHKIEERPVVVNGQIVARPMMYLAMSYDHRIVDGKEAVGFLVKIKENIEDPARLLLGV, encoded by the coding sequence ATGGCATTTGAGGTCCGTTTTCCGGTCGTAGGAGAATCCGTCCAAGAAGGACAGGTCTATAAATGGCGCAAAAAGACCGGCGAATTCGTCAAGCGTGACGAGGTTTTGGTGGAAGTCGAGACCGATAAGGCCACTGTCGAAATCGTTGCCGAAGCTGAAGGGACTTTGACCATTCAAAAGAACGAAGGCGAAACGATTGCCGTCGGTGAAGTTCTCGCTTCCATAGATACCGCTGCGAAAGCTCCGGCCGCCAGCGCCCCAGCCGCACCGGCCGCTGCAGCCAAACCTTCTGCACCTGCAGTGCCACCACCTCCTGCAGCCAAAGCCGCAGCGGGAACTGATCCACGTCCGCAAAGCCCAGCCGTCGCCCGTATGGCCGCTGAGCATCAAATTGATACCTCGGGCATCCCCGGCAGTGGCCGCGGTGGTCGCGTCACCAAGGATGATATGGTGGCTCATCTTGAGAGTCCCAAGCCTCCTGTGCCTTCTGCCGCTCCCGCTGCAGCGCCCAAGGCCCCAGCTCCGGCAGCAGCAGCTCCAAGCGGAGCACGCACGGAGCGTCGTGAGAAGATGACCCGTCTGCGCCAGCGCATTGCAGAGCGCCTCGTGGAAGCTCAGCACACAGCGGCCATGCTCACCACATTCAACGAAGTGGACATGAGCGCGATCATGGAGCTGCGCAAGCGTTATAAGGATCCTTTCAAGGAAACGCACGGCGTTGGCCTTGGTTTCATGAGCTTTTTCGTGAAAGCGGCTGTTCAGGCCTTAAAACAATTCCCCGCCATCAACGGTTACGTGGATGGAACGGATATCGTTTACCACGATTATTACGATATCGGCGTCGCGGTCTCGACTGATCGTGGTCTCATGGTTCCTGTGGTAAGAGACGTCGATAAGCTGAGCTTCGCTCAGATTGAAGGCGCGATTGCCGAGTACGCGAAAAAAGGCCGCGATGGCAAGATCTCGCTCGATGATCTGACCGGCGGTACCTTTACCATTTCCAATGGTGGAACCTTCGGCAGCTTGCTTTCGACGCCTATTCTGAACCCACCGCAAAGCGCGATCCTTGGCATGCACAAGATCGAAGAGCGTCCGGTGGTGGTGAACGGTCAGATCGTGGCAAGGCCCATGATGTACCTTGCGATGTCCTACGATCACCGTATCGTGGACGGCAAGGAAGCAGTCGGGTTCCTGGTGAAGATCAAAGAAAACATTGAAGACCCAGCACGTTTGCTGCTTGGAGTATAA
- the lpdA gene encoding dihydrolipoyl dehydrogenase, giving the protein MAETQFDLVVIGGGVAGYVAAIRAAQLGLKSAVIESRGTLGGTCLNVGCIPSKALLQSSENYSHAKHKLKDHGVVVEKVGFDLGVMMKRKEGIVKKLTTGVEFLMKKNKITYVKGFGSFVDKNTIKVALNEGGEQTLQTKYTIIATGSEPIEIPIAPFDEKQVLSSTGALALEAVPEHLVVIGGGVIGLEMGSVWARLGAKVTVIEAAETILPMMDKDVIRTMKKTLGAEGMEFHEKTRFTELKKSGKKLTVVADKGGEVVSIDCDKVLVAVGRRAFTKNLGLDKVGITPEKNGKIKTDGHYGTGVPGIYAIGDVIDGPMLAHKAEEEGVACAEMIAGKPGHMNYEAIPNVVYTWPEVAAIGISEQDAQAKGLEVNIGKFPFAPNGRAMAYGETEGFVKLIADKKTDRLLGAHIVGPFASELIGELAIAFEYSASAEDVARSVHAHPTLAEVIKEAALAVDKRSLHS; this is encoded by the coding sequence ATGGCGGAAACTCAATTTGATTTGGTGGTGATCGGTGGTGGTGTGGCGGGTTATGTAGCCGCCATCCGCGCGGCGCAGTTGGGACTGAAATCCGCGGTGATCGAAAGCCGTGGGACCCTGGGCGGAACATGCCTCAACGTCGGCTGCATTCCGAGCAAGGCGCTCCTGCAGTCGAGTGAAAATTATTCGCACGCGAAGCATAAGCTCAAAGACCACGGCGTCGTCGTGGAAAAAGTGGGCTTTGACCTTGGCGTCATGATGAAGCGCAAGGAAGGCATCGTCAAGAAGCTGACCACGGGCGTTGAATTCCTGATGAAGAAGAACAAGATCACCTACGTGAAGGGCTTCGGTTCCTTCGTCGACAAAAACACGATCAAGGTGGCTTTGAATGAAGGCGGTGAGCAAACCCTTCAGACGAAATACACCATCATCGCAACCGGCTCGGAACCAATCGAAATTCCGATCGCGCCTTTCGACGAAAAGCAGGTGCTCAGCTCGACCGGCGCGCTTGCCCTTGAAGCCGTGCCCGAGCACCTCGTGGTGATCGGCGGCGGCGTCATCGGTCTCGAAATGGGCAGCGTTTGGGCTCGTCTCGGTGCGAAAGTCACGGTGATCGAAGCCGCGGAAACCATCCTGCCGATGATGGACAAGGATGTGATCCGCACCATGAAAAAAACGCTCGGCGCGGAAGGCATGGAATTCCATGAAAAGACCCGCTTCACCGAGCTGAAGAAAAGCGGCAAGAAGCTTACCGTCGTCGCCGATAAAGGCGGCGAGGTCGTGAGCATCGACTGCGACAAGGTTCTGGTCGCCGTGGGCCGCCGCGCGTTCACTAAAAACCTCGGCCTCGATAAAGTCGGCATCACGCCCGAGAAAAACGGCAAGATCAAGACCGATGGCCACTACGGTACCGGCGTTCCCGGTATCTATGCGATCGGTGATGTGATCGATGGCCCCATGCTGGCCCATAAAGCCGAAGAGGAAGGCGTCGCCTGTGCGGAAATGATCGCGGGCAAGCCTGGACATATGAATTACGAAGCGATTCCGAACGTGGTCTACACCTGGCCGGAAGTCGCGGCGATCGGCATCAGCGAGCAGGATGCGCAGGCCAAAGGCCTGGAAGTGAATATCGGTAAATTCCCCTTCGCTCCGAATGGTCGCGCCATGGCCTATGGCGAAACCGAAGGCTTCGTGAAGCTGATTGCCGATAAGAAAACCGATCGTTTGCTCGGCGCGCATATCGTCGGTCCTTTTGCTTCTGAATTGATTGGCGAGCTGGCGATTGCCTTCGAATACTCGGCCAGCGCAGAAGATGTGGCCCGTTCGGTGCACGCGCACCCGACCCTGGCGGAAGTCATTAAAGAAGCAGCGTTGGCTGTGGACAAGAGATCATTACATAGTTAA
- a CDS encoding 2-oxoglutarate dehydrogenase E1 component, with translation MKGVIDGGKFTYANGANVAYLESLYKEYKNNPDAVDPQWKLFFEGYEFAASSSKGVSAGVGAQDDSEARVEHFINLFRRLGHLSANLNPLAPKPPLASDLLPAKAGLGNVTDSQTFHPATLPVKGPVSFGEVHSLLQDTYTRTIGADFRELPDNEALEWLQQQMETTRNRPAIDNATKVRILKKLTQTEGFEKFLQDRYLGQKRFSIEGLDTMMVLLDVVADEAAKSQVEEIEMGMAHRGRLNVLANFMGKPYELMIKEFEGSEIETYGIDGDVKYHKGYASLIETMSGDKVRAYLSPNPSHLEAVNPVVEGFARARQRMLNDPHGDKVLPVLIHGDAAFIGQGLVAETLNLSELASYKTGGTVHIISNNQVGFTTDPEEGRSCRYSSDIAKIVRAPVLHVNADDAEAVVWAGRMATAYRQKFKKDVVIDLIGYRRHGHNETDEPSFTQPVMYQIIRNHPTVLTQFGEKLVKEGVMTQDAIVAEMKNFRDMLQTGMEKVRAGQVKILPTVPRELENSTKHVKATEEDLFRPAETGIKVNVVKEIVANATKVPAGFKPNPKIERLLKSRQEMVEGEGNIDWGLAEMLAYGSLALEGKHVRLSGQDCKRGTFSHRHAVIRDFETGKPLELLNQLGQGQAQVEVINSPLSEQGVMGFEFGYSVADRDALVLWEAQFGDFCNGAQIIIDQFLAASEAKWKQASGLVLLLPHGYEGMGPEHSSARPERFLQLCGDSNIQVANLTTPAQLFHILRRQLHRPFRKPLVIMTPKSLLRHPAVVSKTKEFVDGRFVEVIDDLSQKTKSKVRRVVFCTGKVFFELDKERNELGVAEQVALVRIEQLYPFPEEQLKKIMASYPEATEILWVQEEPSNMGAWTFIRHRLEALCNETQELYYCGRRDAGTTAEGYTKVHEKEQKRILQEALTLPEKADKKAKKTK, from the coding sequence ATGAAAGGTGTCATCGACGGCGGGAAGTTCACCTATGCGAATGGTGCTAACGTAGCCTACCTGGAGAGCCTTTATAAGGAATACAAGAATAATCCGGATGCTGTGGACCCTCAGTGGAAGCTGTTTTTTGAAGGATATGAATTCGCCGCATCGAGTTCCAAGGGAGTCTCGGCCGGCGTCGGTGCCCAGGATGATTCGGAAGCCAGGGTTGAGCACTTCATCAACCTTTTCCGCCGTCTTGGCCATCTCTCAGCAAACCTGAATCCTTTGGCCCCCAAGCCTCCTCTGGCCAGCGACCTTTTGCCAGCCAAGGCAGGTCTCGGTAACGTCACAGACAGCCAGACCTTTCATCCGGCGACGCTGCCGGTCAAAGGTCCTGTCAGCTTTGGTGAAGTGCACTCGCTCCTTCAGGATACTTACACGCGCACCATCGGTGCTGATTTCCGCGAACTTCCTGATAATGAAGCCCTGGAATGGCTGCAGCAGCAGATGGAAACCACCCGCAACCGTCCCGCGATCGACAATGCGACCAAGGTCCGCATTCTGAAAAAACTCACCCAGACCGAAGGCTTCGAGAAATTCCTTCAGGACCGCTACCTCGGTCAGAAGCGTTTTTCGATCGAAGGTCTCGACACCATGATGGTCCTCCTTGATGTCGTTGCCGATGAAGCAGCGAAATCCCAGGTGGAAGAGATCGAAATGGGTATGGCCCACCGCGGCCGCCTCAACGTTCTCGCCAACTTCATGGGCAAGCCTTACGAACTCATGATCAAGGAATTCGAAGGCAGCGAGATCGAAACCTACGGCATCGACGGCGATGTGAAGTATCACAAGGGCTATGCGTCGCTGATCGAGACGATGAGCGGCGACAAGGTTCGCGCTTACCTGTCACCGAACCCTTCGCACCTTGAAGCTGTGAACCCTGTCGTGGAAGGCTTTGCCCGCGCCCGTCAGCGCATGCTGAACGATCCGCATGGTGACAAGGTGCTCCCGGTTTTGATTCACGGCGACGCGGCCTTTATCGGTCAGGGTCTGGTGGCTGAAACCTTGAACCTTTCCGAGCTGGCGTCTTACAAAACAGGTGGAACGGTTCACATCATTTCGAACAACCAGGTCGGCTTCACCACCGATCCGGAAGAAGGCCGCTCCTGCCGCTATTCTTCGGACATCGCCAAGATCGTGCGCGCCCCTGTGCTGCACGTGAATGCCGATGACGCCGAAGCCGTGGTGTGGGCGGGCCGCATGGCAACCGCCTACCGTCAGAAATTCAAGAAAGACGTTGTGATCGATCTGATCGGTTACCGCCGTCATGGTCACAACGAAACCGATGAACCGAGCTTCACCCAGCCGGTCATGTATCAGATCATCCGCAATCATCCGACCGTCCTCACGCAGTTTGGCGAAAAACTGGTGAAAGAAGGCGTGATGACCCAGGATGCGATCGTCGCGGAAATGAAGAACTTCCGCGATATGCTGCAGACCGGAATGGAAAAGGTTCGCGCGGGTCAGGTGAAGATACTCCCGACCGTTCCCCGTGAGCTTGAAAACAGCACCAAGCATGTGAAGGCCACCGAAGAGGATCTCTTCCGTCCGGCTGAGACTGGAATCAAGGTCAACGTTGTAAAAGAGATCGTGGCCAACGCCACCAAGGTGCCCGCTGGATTCAAGCCGAATCCCAAGATCGAGCGTTTGCTGAAATCCCGCCAGGAAATGGTGGAAGGCGAAGGCAACATAGATTGGGGCCTTGCTGAAATGCTTGCGTACGGAAGCCTTGCGCTGGAGGGCAAGCATGTTCGCCTGTCCGGTCAGGACTGCAAACGCGGGACCTTCTCGCACCGTCACGCTGTGATTCGGGATTTTGAAACCGGCAAGCCCTTGGAACTTTTGAATCAGCTCGGCCAAGGACAGGCTCAGGTGGAAGTGATCAACAGCCCGCTCTCCGAGCAGGGCGTGATGGGCTTTGAATTTGGATACTCGGTAGCGGATCGTGATGCTCTCGTCCTTTGGGAAGCTCAGTTCGGTGACTTCTGCAACGGCGCTCAGATCATCATCGACCAGTTCCTCGCCGCTTCGGAAGCCAAGTGGAAACAGGCCTCGGGCCTTGTCCTCCTTCTGCCTCACGGTTATGAAGGCATGGGCCCTGAGCACTCCAGCGCGCGTCCTGAACGCTTCCTGCAGCTCTGCGGGGACAGCAATATTCAGGTCGCTAACCTGACGACTCCGGCTCAGCTGTTCCACATCCTGCGCCGTCAGCTCCATCGTCCCTTCCGCAAACCCTTGGTGATCATGACACCGAAGAGTTTGCTCCGTCACCCGGCTGTGGTGTCGAAGACCAAGGAATTCGTCGATGGCCGCTTTGTGGAAGTCATTGATGATCTTTCGCAGAAGACCAAGAGCAAGGTTCGCCGCGTGGTCTTCTGTACGGGTAAAGTCTTCTTCGAACTCGACAAGGAGCGCAATGAGCTCGGCGTGGCCGAGCAGGTGGCCCTGGTTCGTATCGAGCAGCTTTATCCCTTCCCGGAAGAGCAGCTGAAGAAGATCATGGCCAGCTATCCTGAAGCCACAGAGATTCTGTGGGTGCAGGAAGAGCCTTCCAACATGGGCGCCTGGACGTTCATCCGTCATCGGCTTGAGGCTCTCTGCAACGAGACTCAGGAGCTCTACTACTGCGGTCGCCGCGATGCGGGTACCACGGCAGAAGGCTACACCAAGGTGCACGAGAAGGAGCAGAAGCGCATCCTCCAGGAAGCGCTGACGCTGCCAGAAAAGGCTGATAAAAAAGCCAAAAAGACCAAGTAA